The proteins below are encoded in one region of Acidobacteriota bacterium:
- a CDS encoding DUF362 domain-containing protein — MATRRDKPLQHPEYRKQILGRREFARRLLATVGFGGGVAYLALAPENWPLSLRDGSGLRSVPAERPMRLGDYRVPPPAGSAEVAVGYGSSVAERLDKALDAVGGLRHYIEPGEIVLVKPNVAFDRSPNLGATTHPEILGELVRRLLVECRAQEVRVADNPIESPADCFAKSGIRRVVERAGGRIYLPDSNAFRTLATPGARLIESWPVLYRPLTNVDKVIGVAPAKDHNLCQASLGIKNWYGLLGGRRNQFHQDIHEIVSDLALMMRPTLTIVDGSRVLMKNGPTGGDPSNVKPGHAVVVGVDPVAVDAWSYRHLLERDDELPAYLRKAEEKGTGRIDAAGRLREIA, encoded by the coding sequence GTGGCGACTAGGCGAGACAAGCCCCTCCAACATCCCGAGTACCGGAAGCAGATCCTGGGCCGACGGGAATTTGCCCGGCGTCTGCTGGCCACCGTCGGTTTCGGCGGCGGTGTCGCGTACCTGGCCCTGGCTCCCGAGAACTGGCCCCTGTCCCTGCGCGATGGCAGCGGTCTGCGATCGGTGCCCGCGGAAAGGCCGATGCGCCTGGGCGACTACCGGGTGCCTCCCCCGGCCGGCTCCGCGGAGGTGGCCGTGGGCTACGGGTCGAGCGTGGCCGAGCGCCTGGACAAGGCCCTGGACGCGGTCGGCGGCCTGCGCCACTACATCGAGCCCGGCGAGATCGTCCTGGTCAAGCCCAACGTGGCCTTCGATCGTTCGCCCAACCTGGGGGCCACGACCCACCCCGAGATTCTCGGGGAGCTGGTACGCCGCCTGCTGGTGGAGTGCCGGGCCCAGGAGGTGCGGGTAGCCGACAATCCCATCGAGTCGCCGGCCGACTGCTTTGCCAAGAGCGGTATCCGTCGGGTGGTGGAGCGGGCCGGGGGGCGCATCTACCTCCCGGATTCCAATGCTTTCCGCACCCTCGCCACTCCGGGGGCGCGGTTGATCGAAAGCTGGCCCGTGCTCTATCGCCCCCTGACCAACGTGGACAAGGTCATCGGCGTGGCGCCCGCCAAGGATCACAATCTCTGCCAGGCCTCGCTGGGTATCAAGAACTGGTATGGACTGCTCGGCGGCCGGCGCAACCAGTTTCATCAGGATATCCACGAGATCGTCTCGGACCTGGCCCTGATGATGCGACCGACCCTGACCATCGTCGACGGCAGCCGCGTGCTGATGAAAAACGGTCCCACGGGGGGAGACCCCTCCAACGTCAAGCCGGGGCATGCCGTGGTGGTCGGGGTCGATCCCGTGGCCGTCGACGCCTGGAGCTACCGCCACCTGCTCGAGCGGGACGACGAACTCCCGGCCTACCTGCGCAAGGCCGAAGAGAAGGGCACCGGGCGCATCGACGCGGCGGGCAGGCTGAGGGAGATCGCATGA
- a CDS encoding sodium:proton antiporter encodes MSLRRLSRLFLVSVLVLLVCGAAGLALGQESSHTGPPAHSQEAAALHGGAEHASAQSEHLGAELALWWVVPFAGILLSIAVFPLLATAFWHHHYPKVAAFWALLLAIPFLVAYGHEALHAIVHIYLIDYIPFIILLWGLFTVAGGIVVRGSLRGRPAVNTTMLAIGTLIASWVGTTGAAMVMIRPVLRANASRRHKVHTVIFFIFLVANIGGSLTPLGDPPLFLGFLHSVPFFWTFKLALPMAVVSVLLLATYFAIDTVLARKEDPATLEHSGERRKFAIAGAHNFLFLAGIVGLVLMSGVWKPGHLSVMGIEVGLQNLARDVGIIVMGLLSLWTTRRELRRENEFSWEPILEVAYLFAGIFMTIIPALEILKAGEHGALAGLIRSVNEPWHYFWITGGLSSFLDNAPTYLTFFNTALGKFYPGVVEAEAVRQLIANNEIFLEAIASGAVFMGACTYIGNAPNFMVKSIAEQAGIQMPSFFGYIFRWTLPILIPTFLVVTFLFFL; translated from the coding sequence ATGAGCTTGAGAAGACTCAGCCGGTTGTTCCTGGTCAGCGTCCTGGTCTTGCTCGTTTGCGGTGCCGCGGGGCTCGCGCTGGGCCAGGAATCTTCCCATACCGGGCCGCCCGCCCACAGCCAAGAAGCCGCCGCCCTGCACGGAGGGGCCGAGCATGCGTCGGCGCAGTCCGAGCATCTGGGCGCGGAACTGGCGCTCTGGTGGGTCGTACCCTTCGCCGGAATCCTGCTTTCGATCGCCGTGTTCCCATTGCTGGCCACGGCTTTCTGGCATCACCACTATCCCAAGGTGGCGGCCTTCTGGGCCCTGCTGCTGGCCATCCCCTTCCTGGTGGCCTACGGACACGAGGCCCTGCACGCCATCGTCCATATCTACCTGATCGACTACATCCCCTTCATCATCCTGCTCTGGGGCCTGTTCACCGTGGCCGGCGGCATCGTCGTACGGGGCTCTTTGCGCGGCCGACCGGCGGTCAATACCACCATGCTGGCCATCGGTACGTTGATCGCCTCCTGGGTCGGGACCACCGGCGCGGCGATGGTGATGATCCGGCCGGTGTTGCGGGCCAACGCCAGCCGACGCCACAAGGTGCACACGGTCATCTTCTTCATCTTTCTCGTCGCCAATATCGGCGGTTCCCTGACCCCCCTGGGTGATCCGCCGCTCTTCCTCGGCTTTCTCCACTCGGTGCCCTTCTTCTGGACCTTCAAGCTCGCCCTGCCCATGGCGGTGGTCTCGGTCCTGCTGCTGGCGACCTACTTCGCCATCGACACGGTGCTGGCCCGCAAGGAAGATCCCGCGACCCTCGAACATTCGGGAGAGCGGCGGAAGTTCGCCATCGCCGGCGCTCACAATTTCCTCTTCCTCGCCGGCATCGTCGGCCTGGTGCTGATGAGCGGCGTGTGGAAGCCGGGCCACCTGAGCGTGATGGGTATCGAGGTGGGCCTGCAGAACCTGGCCCGGGACGTGGGGATCATCGTCATGGGCCTGCTCTCCCTGTGGACCACCCGCCGGGAACTGCGCCGCGAGAACGAGTTCTCCTGGGAACCGATTCTCGAAGTAGCCTATCTCTTCGCCGGCATCTTCATGACCATCATCCCGGCCCTCGAAATCCTCAAGGCCGGCGAGCATGGCGCCCTGGCGGGCCTGATCCGCTCGGTGAACGAACCCTGGCACTACTTCTGGATCACCGGTGGGCTTTCGAGTTTCCTCGACAACGCGCCGACCTACCTGACCTTCTTCAACACGGCCCTGGGTAAGTTCTATCCCGGCGTGGTGGAGGCCGAGGCCGTGCGCCAGTTGATCGCCAACAACGAGATCTTCCTCGAGGCCATCGCCTCCGGAGCCGTGTTCATGGGGGCCTGCACCTACATCGGCAACGCGCCCAACTTCATGGTCAAGTCGATCGCCGAGCAGGCCGGCATCCAGATGCCTTCCTTCTTCGGCTACATCTTCCGCTGGACCCTGCCGATCCTGATCCCCACCTTCCTGGTGGTGACCTTCCTCTTCTTCCTCTGA